The DNA sequence ACAATTGTATTTAAAAGCAAAAGATGAAATTTGATTTATGGTGTACATTAAAGAACCTCTTAAAATAATTTTAACTGATTTGGTTGTTTTGTTAGTTTTTTGCCTAAAAGAGAAAAATATTTTTCTTGTGCTGTTGATAAATTTTTGTAAGAAAAACTATGATGTTTACCGGATGACAAATAAATATTTATATGATAACTACCTTTAAAAAAAGTAAGCCTATAAAGGATGTTGTTTTTTTTGACTTGCTGTATGACCACGACCACCACCTAATAAAAAAGAAAAAATGAAAAAGAAAAAAACTGTAAAATGACTTTTGTGAAGTGCGGAGAAAAAGCAAGGGCGGGCTGATATTTGCCCGCTATGTACACCCTTGACTTTTTTGAGCAACGGAACATATTTTGCCACAGTTTTTTTCTTCATTTTTTATTTTTTGGTAAAATGATTATGATAAAAGAAAAGTTATTTAACGAAGTTATATAACTGATACTTGGGCGTGAGGAACGAGTGACCGGAATAATAAAAACAAAAAAAATACTTTATGAATGAATGATGGAGCGATTGACGAGGTTCGAGGATTGAGCGACTGAATGAAAGAATAATGTATTATAAAAGCTAAACAAAGTTCCACGAACGAAGTGAGGTTGAAAGTTAAATAGTATTGAGGGACGAAATCCGAAGGTAAGGAGCGAAATATTATTTTTAAGTTTTGAGCTGAACAATTTTTATTAACACTATGGATTAATATTACTTAATAAAATTTGTGAAGTGTTTGTTTGATTTAACGAAAGGACGAAGTATAAAAAAACTTGGTAGTGACGAGATGTCGGATACCAAGTTTCTGCAATTAACTAAGATGGCAAATTCTTGACTGCTTTTGCAGTTTAAGATAATAAAACTCTGATAAGCTGGCTTGCACCAGTTGCGGCGTCTAATGCAAAACCATTAGATTCACCGGATGCGAAAGTTATTGCTTGACCACTTGCATTTGATTGAACTTTTGAACCAAGTGTTACAGCGGCACCGGAAACAACTAATGCAATGCCGGATGTCATAACCGGACCGTATTCATTTATTGAAGTATCTGCGTTTAAAACTCCAAGAGCTTTGGCACCATTTCCGCATAAAGCACCATCTAAACCAATGAATAAATTTTTTGTTCTATCTGCGGTCATTAAAACCGAAGTGATTAAAGTTGATTGTTCTGTCTGCATTTCTTTTGTCCTTAATTTATATAATAAAAATGGATCTTGTGAAAAAACATGATAATTTAAGCGAGCTAATGATTCAGCGACAACTGGATTAGGCATACCCCAACCGTTTATTTCGGAATAATGAATAAAGTAATCCGAAGGTGATTCTGTTGCAATTACATTATAATCACCGCAGCGCATTAATAAATCTCTGCATTGCCAAAAAGTTAGATCGGTTTTAAACATCAGCCAAAGAATTTTACCGGCAAAGTAACCGGCGGGGGTTTCAGTAAAATTTGAAATTTGATTAACAAAAAAATCAATATTATAGCCGTGAATATTTCCTTCGGCCAATGAATTACCAAAACCAATAAACATAACATGTTGAGGTAAAGTCAATAGAATATGATGTTGTGAAGTATTATAAGTATTTTGAATTATATTAACTGAAGGATAATAGCGACGAGACATATCGAAATAATTCTGATTGAAAGAACTATAACCAGTTACAATGATTTCAATTTTATTGATTAATGCAAATTCTAAAGCGGCTTCCAATCCGTAATAAAAATATATAATATTATCGGAGGGAAGAATATCTATATTGCCATTAGAATTAAATCCAGCTAAAATAGCATCATGAATTCTTTGGTAAGAAATATTTTTATAATCATTGGGATCATTTATATCATTTGGTGCATCAAAAGAAATAATGATTTTAGGATATTCTTTAATATGTGGAGCAATTGTTGGCATTACTTATTTCTTTTTTTTCTAGTTGATTTACCTTGATTACCTTGCCTACCGACATGCAAGCTTGAATTTCCCGGATTTTGCTGTTCATCAGAATTATTTATTTCTTCTGAATTAATGCTTAATTGTTCCGAATTATTAGCTATTTCTTCCGAACTATTATTTAAATCTTTTGAAACTTTCCCGACTTGAATTTCTTGAGATGAATTTTCAAGAAACGGCAATAATTCATCGGATGGATTCCCTAAGAAATCCATACCGATTTTATAAATTGTACCTTCGTGAACGAAATTTTCTAATACTTTCATATTAGATCACCGTATTACTAATTAAATAACCAGCATCGGGGCCAACAATTTTAGGCTGGAATATATCAGTCGAGCGTACAAATAAAACTTTTCCATCACGATCAAAAGTATCAACGGAAGGATAAGCTTTTTTCTTAAAAGTGTATCCAAAAGATGGTTCGTAATAAGAACGCTTTTCATTTGTCTGTGCTTTTGGAAGGTAATACAAGCCCATAAAATCACCGAACAAATCGGCATTAACATTTGCATCATTAGCATAAACAGCATTGCCGATAAATAATTCATCAAAACCTAATAATTGGCGTAACAAATCCGGGGTAACAACTGCATTCATTGTATATTTAATACGGTCAACGATTGCCGGATGATTTTTAAGAGCCATGTAAGTAATTGCTCCCAAAACTGCAACATTAGGATATTTTGCAATTTGCGATCTAACTGCATTTTTTGCATCGTCAATAATCTGTATTGGATTTGAAGCTGACTGATTAAAGCCGCTTCCGGTAGTAAGAGTAATTCTGTTAGTTGCCGGATAATTAGCAGTATTTTGAAGTAAATCTGCGATTTGTTTTTCGAGTCTTAAATTGATGCCATTTGAAACCACATTAGTAGCATGCATTTTTAAAGGAATATCATCTTCATCAAGTTCACGGTAATCAATTGGGTAAGAAAGATCATGCTCCGTTAAAACAAAATCAACAGTACTTCTACCTTCGGGAGAAATCTGATTAGATGCAGCGCGGATGGCTCTTTCCGTATTATAAATTTTAAAAGCTTCTTTGTTGAATAAAGGCACTTTTCCGCCTTCCTTTGAAACTACAACAATTGGGAAAATTTTAGTACCGATATGTTCAGCATTAGAATAACCTCTAGCTAATTCAGTAAGAACGGGGTCGTTAACTCTCTTTTGTTTTAATGTTCCATCCATATATGGACCTCATATTTAATTATGTTTTAATTATTCATTAAACTTAGAAGCGCATCCTTATAAGAAATTTTCTGTTCTTTGGATAACGCCAATACTTTTTTGTGAAGTGAGAAAGATTCAGGATCAACCTCATAGTTATCATATTCATACTCAGATTTAGAACTGCCGAGATTTTTTGCGAAATCATCCAATAAAAGCATATTTGGGAATTGATCTAAAAGGGCATCAAATTTCGATAATAAAGTTTTGGTTTGATTTTCTGAATTAGAAACATGCTCCGAAGTAATAAATTGGAGAAGATCCATAATTGATAATTTTATTGCGGGAGTAAGCGAACCGGATTTAATTTTATCGTTAAGAGAAAATTCAAATTTTGAGATATCAATTTTTAACTGAACGGAATAATTAAGCTGTTTGGTTAGATCATCTTTCAAATTTGTAAAATCATTTTTAAGATTTGTAACAACCGATAACAAATCATTTGCTGAGGATTTATCATTTGATGCATTATTATTCTTAGATTGTTCCGGAAGAGGATTTCCGGTTTCATCTAAGATTGCAGTCGAAAAAGCGACAAATTTTTCGGTTCTGTAGTTATCAATTATTTCATCAATTAAACCAATTGCAAGGGCTTCATCAGCAGAAATGAATGAAGATTTATTGCACATTTCTTTAAGTTTTTCTTCATCAAGATTAGTTTTCGCTTTATAAATATCTATTAGCGTATCGCGGAATTTTCCAAGATTGTTTGATTGGTCTTGAAAATCGTTAGTATCACCGATTGCGATATTCCACGGATTATGGATAAATATGTAGGAATTTTTATAAGCAAGGATTTTATTTCCAGCTAGAGCGATAACCGAAGCGATTGAAGCCGCGATTCCATCAATAATTGTAGTTACGTTTCCAAAATCTCGAAGCTGATTAAAGATTGAAAATCCCTCAAAAAGAGAACCTCCGGCTGAATTAATACGAACTTCAATTTCAGAAATATTTTTTGATTTGAAATCTTCAAGCGTGTTAAGAATTGTTTTAGAAGAAATGCCAAAACTTGAAATATGATCAAAAATGTTAATAATACCTTTATTCATTTTATCCTCAGATAACTGTTTAATATTAGCCAATTGTTTGTATGTGACCAAAATAATTCATAAGTTAGAATAAAGCAAGAAAATAAATAGCGAAAAAGCTATTTATTTTATCGCAGTAATATGAGAGGTAGGAAAAAGAAATATATAAATCATAAGAAAGTCGAGGAATACATACGGATAGGGCTTTCAGGCAGAGAAATAGCAAAATTAACTGATGTAAGTGAGTTCACAATTAGGAAGATATTTCACGCACTTTTACAAAAAAGGGAGCATGAAAATATTTTAGCACTAAATGAGAAAAAAAAGAAATTATTGGATAAGCAATTTGAAAGAGCGATGGAAGGAAGTGATATTATGTTAATCTGGTTGGGTAAGAATTGGCTTAAGCAGAGTGATAAAATTGAAGAGAATGTAAGACAGAAATTAGAAATAACTAAAAAAGAAATCAAATAAAACAGAAGACAGAATTCAGAAGACAGAATG is a window from the Ignavibacteriota bacterium genome containing:
- a CDS encoding ATP-dependent Clp protease proteolytic subunit, producing MNKGIINIFDHISSFGISSKTILNTLEDFKSKNISEIEVRINSAGGSLFEGFSIFNQLRDFGNVTTIIDGIAASIASVIALAGNKILAYKNSYIFIHNPWNIAIGDTNDFQDQSNNLGKFRDTLIDIYKAKTNLDEEKLKEMCNKSSFISADEALAIGLIDEIIDNYRTEKFVAFSTAILDETGNPLPEQSKNNNASNDKSSANDLLSVVTNLKNDFTNLKDDLTKQLNYSVQLKIDISKFEFSLNDKIKSGSLTPAIKLSIMDLLQFITSEHVSNSENQTKTLLSKFDALLDQFPNMLLLDDFAKNLGSSKSEYEYDNYEVDPESFSLHKKVLALSKEQKISYKDALLSLMNN
- a CDS encoding DUF2190 family protein, which encodes MPTIAPHIKEYPKIIISFDAPNDINDPNDYKNISYQRIHDAILAGFNSNGNIDILPSDNIIYFYYGLEAALEFALINKIEIIVTGYSSFNQNYFDMSRRYYPSVNIIQNTYNTSQHHILLTLPQHVMFIGFGNSLAEGNIHGYNIDFFVNQISNFTETPAGYFAGKILWLMFKTDLTFWQCRDLLMRCGDYNVIATESPSDYFIHYSEINGWGMPNPVVAESLARLNYHVFSQDPFLLYKLRTKEMQTEQSTLITSVLMTADRTKNLFIGLDGALCGNGAKALGVLNADTSINEYGPVMTSGIALVVSGAAVTLGSKVQSNASGQAITFASGESNGFALDAATGASQLIRVLLS